A section of the Osmia lignaria lignaria isolate PbOS001 chromosome 3, iyOsmLign1, whole genome shotgun sequence genome encodes:
- the LOC117610980 gene encoding protein obstructor-E: MMRASLVTILAVVAVTHGAFNCPIKDGQYEDSKQCDKYYECSDGIATEKLCPDGLVFDPLNRKVNKCDHVFNVDCGDRLELQPPQPTKKCPRRNGFFAHPDPSVCNIFYNCIDGEAIEITCTTGLHFDEYSGTCVWPDSAGRQGCGIVGKKLKDGFECPKESQVDTRGMVVDHPKFAHPDDCQKFYVCLNGVTPREQGCSDGTVYNEEQQRCDAPENVPGCEDWYKDDDKKP, translated from the exons ATGATGAGAGCATCCCTTGTAACGATATTGGCCGTGGTGGCTGTAACAC ATGGTGCCTTCAATTGTCCAATTAAAGATGGTCAGTACGAGGATTCAAAGCAATGCGACAAATACTATGAATGTTCAGACGGCATAGCGACGGAGAAACTTTGCCCAGATGGGCTTGTTTTTGATCCTCTGAACCGTAAAGTGAACAAATGCGACCATGTCTTCAACGTCGACTGTGGGGACCGTCTTGAACTAC AACCGCCTCAGCCAACCAAGAAGTGTCCACGACGGAACGGTTTCTTTGCCCACCCAGATCCATCCGTCTGTAACATTTTTTACAATTGCATCGATGGCGAGGCTATTGAAATCACTTGCACTACTGGATTGCATTTCGATGAATATAGTGGCACTTGTGTGTGGCCTGATAGCGCTGGCCGACAA GGATGCGGAATAGTGGGCAAGAAATTGAAAGATGGCTTCGAATGTCCGAAAGAAAGTCAAGTCGACACTAGAGGAATGGTTGTCGATCATCCTAAATTTGCTCATCCAGATGACTGTCAAAAATTCTATGTTTGTCTGAATGGTGTAACACCACGTGAACAAGGTTGTAGCGATGGTACTGTTTATAACGAGGAACAACAAAGATGTGACGCGCCTGAAAACGTTCCCGGAtg CGAGGATTGGTACAAGGACGATGACAAGAAACCATGA
- the Cpap3-b gene encoding cuticular protein analogous to peritrophins 3-B → MKTEVFCLLICLGVVTALTRKQEAAEQNRRKVALPSLQKKPQTAEEEQEEYEDEDELSDQCPEPNGYFPDAEQCDKYYDCRDGRPTDKLCPDGLVFNDFSPQHEKCDLPFGIDCSKRPKLQKPQPSPHCPRMHGYFAHEDTRICNTFYYCVEGKFNMITCPDGLVFSEKTGICNWPDEAQKKGCGSRELFNFTCPKVDDSVAATHPRYPDTEDCQYFYVCVNGEIPRRSGCKLGQAFDERTGKCDWARKIPECKDWYKGQLTDEELDALENPPPKPKPTGGPSRRKGTKPT, encoded by the exons ATGAAGACGGAGGTATTCTGTTTGCTAATCTGTCTCG GCGTTGTCACCGCTTTAACGAGGAAACAAGAGGCAGCCGAGCAGAATCGTCGGAAGGTAGCTCTGCCAAGTTTGCAAAAAAAGCCACAGACCGCGGAAGAGGAGCAAGAAGAGTACGAGGACGAAGACGAACTTTCGGATCAATGTCCCGAGCCCAATGGTTACTTTCCTGACGCGGAACAGTGCGACAAATACTACGACTGTCGAGATGGCAGACCCACGGATAAACTATGCCCGGATGGTTTGGTGTTCAATGATTTCAGTCCGCAGCACGAAAAATGCGACCTACCCTTTGGGATTGATTGTTCAAAGAGGCCAAAGCTAC AAAAACCGCAGCCATCTCCTCATTGCCCAAGAATGCACGGTTACTTCGCTCACGAAGATACCCGGATATGCAACACATTCTATTATTGCGTCGAGGGCAAGTTTAATATGATCACTTGTCCGGATGGTCTGGTCTTCTCAGAGAAGACCGGAATTTGTAACTGGCCCGACGAGGCGCAGAAGAAAGGTTGCGGATCTAGAGAGCTTTTCAATTTCACCTGTCCAAAAGTCGACGATTCCGTCGCTGCCACGCATCCCAGATATCCTGACACCGAGGACTGTCAGTATTTCTATGTTTGCGTGAATGGTGAGATACCTAGGAGAAGTGGCTGCAAGTTGGGCCAAGCTTTCGACGAACGCACCGGAAAGTGCGATTGGGCCAGGAAGATACCCGAATG caAAGATTGGTACAAAGGTCAATTGACTGACGAGGAGTTGGATGCCTTGGAAAATCCACCGCCGAAACCAAAACCTACTGGTGGTCCTAGCAGAAGAAAAGGCACCAAACCGACCTAG
- the LOC117610972 gene encoding sodium/potassium-transporting ATPase subunit alpha isoform X1 gives MNRLPNWKILQYFKKRKQQDPTTLEYLHRDIETDIHLQPTEDLLRSLQTNTKRGLSTAVARDLLNKTGPNVLTPAKKTSNVLKFVNRCFGGFSALIWVGAFLSFSNYLLEHGTHGEASNEHLGIGIVLVSLILITALFSQYQESKSSRIMESFQQMLPQKAMVLRDGSKKKLNVAELVAGDIVLLETGDRVPADIRVLECQGLKADNASITGESIPLLRTANVLPVNSVLEAKNMVFFGTDIVEGTGKGVVVSRGDQTVMGRVAKLTSKLVSRPTPLTREINRFMVLISGWAVFLGVLFFVLSIALGYTLIHSTVFLIGIIVANVPEGLLATMTVCLTLTAKRMAHKNCLVKRLKAIETLGCTAVICSDKTGTLTQNKMTVRHMWFSGELKEVMSSDGWRKYIKDPDFHNLARVASLCNRAEWAPFPKRKPLPPLNKRKILGDASDAALLKCMEVLVKGGVDTYRKAYPKVFEIPFNSTDKFQANVHVYNNKHFVALKGAPERVLERCSTVAFGNETRVLNDEIKNAYTESCYVLANNGERVLGFADLDLPISDFPLGYVFKDDPPNFPLENLRLIGLMAMMDPPRPTVSDAVYKCRCAGIKVIMVTGDHPDTAKAIAKLVGIFTDEDLFHPEEDKKHCIVVTGMELRDLKPEELDAIIRGYPEIIFARTSPVQKLQIVESCQRLHLITAVTGDGVNDSPALKKADIGIAMGIAGSDVSREVADLILLNDDFASIITGIEEGRRVFDNLKSSIAYTLASNVPEIVPFLTFIVFGIPLPVGVICVLCIDLGTDIWPAVSLAYEKSESDIMLRKPRIPHIDHLVSHRLLFMTYGQIGIIETCAGFFTYFVVMAEHGFLPGTLFRLRSLWDNTVVNDLKDSFGQEWTYEQRKVLEYTCHTAFFVSIVIVQVADVMICKTRRNSLFQQGMNNWVLNVGIFFEIAVACIVCYAPYMDKILSTYALKFEWWLPGIPYAVIILIYEELRKLWIRKNPEGWWDRETCY, from the exons ATGAATCGCTTGCCGAATTGGAAAATACTACAATATTTTAAGAAGCGAAAACAACAGGATCCTACTACCCTAGAATATTTGCATCGTGATATCGAGACGGACATTCACCTACAACCAACGGAAGATTTATTACGAAGTCTGCAAACTAATACGAAGCGTGGCCTATCCACGGCTGTTGCACGCGATCTTTTAAACAAAACTGGACCGAATGTACTTACACCAGCGAAAAAGACTTCCAACGTTTTAAAATTCGTAAACCGATGCTTCGGAGGATTCTCTGCGTTAATATGG GTGGGCGCTTTTCTCAGTTTTTCCAATTACCTTTTGGAACACGGAACACACGGCGAAGCATCCAACGAACATTTAGGAATTGGTATCGTTCTTGTTAGCCTGATTTTAATCACGGCACTCTTTAGCCAATATCAGGAATCAAAAAGCTCTCGAATCATGGAATCGTTTCAGCAAATGTTACCGCAAAAAGCGATGGTCCTTAGGGACGGTTCGAAGAAGAAGTTGAACGTAGCCGAATTGGTCGCCGGGGACATTGTCCTTTTGGAAACCGGTGACCGAGTACCCGCTGACATTAGAGTCCTGGAATGTCAAG GTTTGAAGGCGGACAATGCTTCGATCACCGGAGAATCCATTCCACTTTTGAGGACAGCTAACGTTCTTCCAGTAAATAGCGTCCTCGAAGCGAAGAACATGGTATTCTTCGGCACCGATATAGTAGAAG GCACAGGGAAAGGAGTCGTAGTTAGCCGTGGTGACCAGACGGTGATGGGTAGAGTCGCTAAGCTAACATCGAAATTAGTATCAAGACCGACCCCTCTTACCCGCGAGATTAATAGATTTATGGTACTAATCTCGGGTTGGGCGGTCTTCCTTGGAGTTCTCTTCTTCGTCCTGTCCATCGCTCTGGGATACACTTTGATCCACTCCACAGTATTTTTAATTGGTATCATTGTAGCAAACGTACCAGAAGGACTACTCGCTACCATGACCGTTTGTCTGACCCTAACAGCCAAGAGAATGGCGCATAAAAATTGTTTGGTAAAACGTTTGAAAGCTATAGAGACACTGGGATGCACTGCTGTTATCTGCAGCGATAAAACAGGAACGCTGACTCAAAATAAAATGACT GTGCGACACATGTGGTTCAGTGGTGAATTGAAAGAAGTAATGTCTTCCGACGGGTGGAGAAAATACATTAAGGATCCAGATTTTCATAATTTAGCCAGAGTAGCTAGTCTTTGTAATCGAGCTGAATGGGCGCCTTTCCCTAAAAGGAAACCTCTACCCCCTTTGAACAAGAGAAAAATTTTGGGGGATGCATCTGACGCTGCTTTATTAAAATGTATGGAAGTGCTGGTGAAAGGAGGTGTGGATACTTACAGAAAAGCTTATCCAAAG GTGTTCGAGATACCGTTCAATTCGACGGACAAGTTTCAAGCTAACGTTCACGTATACAATAATAAGCACTTCGTTGCACTGAAGGGCGCACCAGAAAGAGTATTAGAACGATGCTCGACCGTAGCGTTCGGTAACGAGACAAGAGTACTGAATGATGAAATCAAGAATGCTTATACGGAGTCTTGTTACGTTCTTGCGAATAATGGCGAACGTGTACTTGGCTTTGCCGATCTCGATCTGCCGATTTCTGATTTCCCTCTCGGCTACGTCTTCAAGGATGATCCTCCAAACTTTCCTCTTGAGAATCTCAGACTA ATTGGATTGATGGCGATGATGGATCCGCCGAGGCCAACAGTATCGGATGCAGTGTACAAATGTCGTTGTGCCGGAATCAAGGTGATCATGGTAACTGGTGATCACCCTGACACAGCAAAGGCGATCGCAAAATTAGTAGGCATCTTCACCGACGAAGATCTTTTCCACCCCGAAGAAGACAAAAAGCATTGCATCGTGGTGACAGGAATGGAATTGCGTGACCTGAAGCCAGAAGAACTGGATGCAATTATAAGAGGGTATCCTGAGATTATTTTTGCTAGAACTTCACCTGTACAGAAGCTTCAGATCGTGGAAAGTTGTCAACGACTTCATTTGATCACTGCGGTCACCGGTGATGGAGTCAATGATTCACCGGCATTGAAGAAGGCTGATATTGGTATTGCCATGGGGATTGCTG GCTCGGATGTGAGCAGAGAAGTTGCTGATCTTATTCTATTAAATGATGACTTTGCATCGATAATTACTGGAATAGAAGAGGGACGAAGAGTGTTCGACAACCTGAAGTCGAGCATCGCGTACACTTTGGCCAGTAATGTTCCAGAAATAGTACCTTTCCTGACGTTCATTGTTTTCGGGATTCCTTTACCTGTGGGCGTGATCTGCGTGTTATGCATTGATCTTGGTACTGACATATGGCCAGCTGTGTCACTGGCTTATGAGAAATCAGAATCAGATATTATGCTGAG GAAACCAAGAATACCTCACATAGATCATCTGGTCAGTCATCGGTTACTCTTCATGACTTACGGACAGATCGGCATTATCGAAACCTGTGCTGGCTTTTTCACATACTTTGTAGTTATGGCGGAGCATGGTTTTCTACCCGGTACATTGTTTCGCCTGCGATCACTATGGGACAACACTGTTGTGAACGATTTGAAAGACAGTTTCGGCCAAGAATGGACGTACGAACAACGCAAGGTTCTTGAATACACCTGTCACACTGCTTTCTTTGTGAGCATAGTGATCGTCCAAGTAGCCGACGTGATGATCTGCAAAACTCGACGAAACTCTCTTTTCCAACAAGGCATGAACAACTGGGTCCTTAATGTgggaatattttttgaaattgctGTGGCATGCATCGTGTGCTATGCTCCTTATATGGACAAAATTCTGAGTACTTATGCGTTGAAGTTCGAATGGTGGCTCCCTGGTATTCCATACGCTGTGATCATTTTGATCTACGAAGAGCTTAGGAAGCTTTGGATCAGAAAAAATCCTGAAGGATGGTGGGATCGAGAAACTTGTTACtaa
- the LOC117610972 gene encoding sodium/potassium-transporting ATPase subunit alpha isoform X2 — protein MNRLPNWKILQYFKKRKQQDPTTLEYLHRDIETDIHLQPTEDLLRSLQTNTKRGLSTAVARDLLNKTGPNVLTPAKKTSNVLKFVNRCFGGFSALIWVGAFLSFSNYLLEHGTHGEASNEHLGIGIVLVSLILITALFSQYQESKSSRIMESFQQMLPQKAMVLRDGSKKKLNVAELVAGDIVLLETGDRVPADIRVLECQGLKADNASITGESIPLLRTANVLPVNSVLEAKNMVFFGTDIVEGTGKGVVVSRGDQTVMGRVAKLTSKLVSRPTPLTREINRFMVLISGWAVFLGVLFFVLSIALGYTLIHSTVFLIGIIVANVPEGLLATMTVCLTLTAKRMAHKNCLVKRLKAIETLGCTAVICSDKTGTLTQNKMTVRHMWFSGELKEVMSSDGWRKYIKDPDFHNLARVASLCNRAEWAPFPKRKPLPPLNKRKILGDASDAALLKCMEVLVKGGVDTYRKAYPKIGLMAMMDPPRPTVSDAVYKCRCAGIKVIMVTGDHPDTAKAIAKLVGIFTDEDLFHPEEDKKHCIVVTGMELRDLKPEELDAIIRGYPEIIFARTSPVQKLQIVESCQRLHLITAVTGDGVNDSPALKKADIGIAMGIAGSDVSREVADLILLNDDFASIITGIEEGRRVFDNLKSSIAYTLASNVPEIVPFLTFIVFGIPLPVGVICVLCIDLGTDIWPAVSLAYEKSESDIMLRKPRIPHIDHLVSHRLLFMTYGQIGIIETCAGFFTYFVVMAEHGFLPGTLFRLRSLWDNTVVNDLKDSFGQEWTYEQRKVLEYTCHTAFFVSIVIVQVADVMICKTRRNSLFQQGMNNWVLNVGIFFEIAVACIVCYAPYMDKILSTYALKFEWWLPGIPYAVIILIYEELRKLWIRKNPEGWWDRETCY, from the exons ATGAATCGCTTGCCGAATTGGAAAATACTACAATATTTTAAGAAGCGAAAACAACAGGATCCTACTACCCTAGAATATTTGCATCGTGATATCGAGACGGACATTCACCTACAACCAACGGAAGATTTATTACGAAGTCTGCAAACTAATACGAAGCGTGGCCTATCCACGGCTGTTGCACGCGATCTTTTAAACAAAACTGGACCGAATGTACTTACACCAGCGAAAAAGACTTCCAACGTTTTAAAATTCGTAAACCGATGCTTCGGAGGATTCTCTGCGTTAATATGG GTGGGCGCTTTTCTCAGTTTTTCCAATTACCTTTTGGAACACGGAACACACGGCGAAGCATCCAACGAACATTTAGGAATTGGTATCGTTCTTGTTAGCCTGATTTTAATCACGGCACTCTTTAGCCAATATCAGGAATCAAAAAGCTCTCGAATCATGGAATCGTTTCAGCAAATGTTACCGCAAAAAGCGATGGTCCTTAGGGACGGTTCGAAGAAGAAGTTGAACGTAGCCGAATTGGTCGCCGGGGACATTGTCCTTTTGGAAACCGGTGACCGAGTACCCGCTGACATTAGAGTCCTGGAATGTCAAG GTTTGAAGGCGGACAATGCTTCGATCACCGGAGAATCCATTCCACTTTTGAGGACAGCTAACGTTCTTCCAGTAAATAGCGTCCTCGAAGCGAAGAACATGGTATTCTTCGGCACCGATATAGTAGAAG GCACAGGGAAAGGAGTCGTAGTTAGCCGTGGTGACCAGACGGTGATGGGTAGAGTCGCTAAGCTAACATCGAAATTAGTATCAAGACCGACCCCTCTTACCCGCGAGATTAATAGATTTATGGTACTAATCTCGGGTTGGGCGGTCTTCCTTGGAGTTCTCTTCTTCGTCCTGTCCATCGCTCTGGGATACACTTTGATCCACTCCACAGTATTTTTAATTGGTATCATTGTAGCAAACGTACCAGAAGGACTACTCGCTACCATGACCGTTTGTCTGACCCTAACAGCCAAGAGAATGGCGCATAAAAATTGTTTGGTAAAACGTTTGAAAGCTATAGAGACACTGGGATGCACTGCTGTTATCTGCAGCGATAAAACAGGAACGCTGACTCAAAATAAAATGACT GTGCGACACATGTGGTTCAGTGGTGAATTGAAAGAAGTAATGTCTTCCGACGGGTGGAGAAAATACATTAAGGATCCAGATTTTCATAATTTAGCCAGAGTAGCTAGTCTTTGTAATCGAGCTGAATGGGCGCCTTTCCCTAAAAGGAAACCTCTACCCCCTTTGAACAAGAGAAAAATTTTGGGGGATGCATCTGACGCTGCTTTATTAAAATGTATGGAAGTGCTGGTGAAAGGAGGTGTGGATACTTACAGAAAAGCTTATCCAAAG ATTGGATTGATGGCGATGATGGATCCGCCGAGGCCAACAGTATCGGATGCAGTGTACAAATGTCGTTGTGCCGGAATCAAGGTGATCATGGTAACTGGTGATCACCCTGACACAGCAAAGGCGATCGCAAAATTAGTAGGCATCTTCACCGACGAAGATCTTTTCCACCCCGAAGAAGACAAAAAGCATTGCATCGTGGTGACAGGAATGGAATTGCGTGACCTGAAGCCAGAAGAACTGGATGCAATTATAAGAGGGTATCCTGAGATTATTTTTGCTAGAACTTCACCTGTACAGAAGCTTCAGATCGTGGAAAGTTGTCAACGACTTCATTTGATCACTGCGGTCACCGGTGATGGAGTCAATGATTCACCGGCATTGAAGAAGGCTGATATTGGTATTGCCATGGGGATTGCTG GCTCGGATGTGAGCAGAGAAGTTGCTGATCTTATTCTATTAAATGATGACTTTGCATCGATAATTACTGGAATAGAAGAGGGACGAAGAGTGTTCGACAACCTGAAGTCGAGCATCGCGTACACTTTGGCCAGTAATGTTCCAGAAATAGTACCTTTCCTGACGTTCATTGTTTTCGGGATTCCTTTACCTGTGGGCGTGATCTGCGTGTTATGCATTGATCTTGGTACTGACATATGGCCAGCTGTGTCACTGGCTTATGAGAAATCAGAATCAGATATTATGCTGAG GAAACCAAGAATACCTCACATAGATCATCTGGTCAGTCATCGGTTACTCTTCATGACTTACGGACAGATCGGCATTATCGAAACCTGTGCTGGCTTTTTCACATACTTTGTAGTTATGGCGGAGCATGGTTTTCTACCCGGTACATTGTTTCGCCTGCGATCACTATGGGACAACACTGTTGTGAACGATTTGAAAGACAGTTTCGGCCAAGAATGGACGTACGAACAACGCAAGGTTCTTGAATACACCTGTCACACTGCTTTCTTTGTGAGCATAGTGATCGTCCAAGTAGCCGACGTGATGATCTGCAAAACTCGACGAAACTCTCTTTTCCAACAAGGCATGAACAACTGGGTCCTTAATGTgggaatattttttgaaattgctGTGGCATGCATCGTGTGCTATGCTCCTTATATGGACAAAATTCTGAGTACTTATGCGTTGAAGTTCGAATGGTGGCTCCCTGGTATTCCATACGCTGTGATCATTTTGATCTACGAAGAGCTTAGGAAGCTTTGGATCAGAAAAAATCCTGAAGGATGGTGGGATCGAGAAACTTGTTACtaa